In a single window of the Podospora pseudocomata strain CBS 415.72m chromosome 2 map unlocalized CBS415.72m_2, whole genome shotgun sequence genome:
- the SPB1 gene encoding AdoMet-dependent rRNA methyltransferase spb1 (EggNog:ENOG503NUYV; COG:A; BUSCO:EOG09260V5Q), protein MAIQKKHGKGRLDKWYKLAKEKGYRARAAFKLIQLNKKYGFLEKSKVVLDLCAAPGSWCQVAAETMPKDSIIIGVDLSPIKPIPKVITFQSDITTEKCRATIRTHLKTWKADCVLHDGAPNVGTAWVQDSFNQAELALHSLKLATEFLIEGGAFVTKVFRSKDYNSLLWVLKQLFTKVEATKPPSSRNVSAEIFVVCLGYKAPKKLDPRLLDPRTVFEDVADTAPNNEAKVYNPEIKKRKRDGYEEGDYTQYKEIAASEFIQTTDPIAILGQYNALTFKQATNGDVALAALDKLPETTEEIRTCCADLKVLGRKEFKLLLKWRLKVREIFGFPTKKSAKASLADEVAEVEPMDEEMRIQEELQRIADKEKGKKKRERRNANEAKTKEIMRMQMHMTAPMDIGMEQEGPRGEGEIFKLKAVDENGALRKIAKGKMVVIKEAEQKRRGFDSGIGSSGDTDDESDEDGDRLERELDGLYDQYQERKSAADAKYRAKKARKEHDDEEWEGVSADEKGNSDDESDLEMESGSDSEDEDEMDVDEKPLISDLDGKGKGKEGLSKRANRFFENEVFADILGEIEEEEEGEEEEVQVLQDEEAAESSDDDIPSIEQQKKMRKEAAAAAKKEKDNTFEIVKRPKAEEQDSDSDWEAVEKKKKKDAKPDIDIVTAEAMTLAHQLARGEKTVHDVIDDGYNKYALKDRDGLPDWFLDDEKKHDKPHKPITKEAAQAIKEKLRAYNARPIKKVAEARARKKFKQAQKLEKLKKKADMLMGDEGLNEKEKASSISKLIAQANKKKRKAPVKVVKAAGANRGLQGRPKGVKGRYKMVDPRMKKEMRALKRVAKKKK, encoded by the exons ATGGCGATCCAGAAGAAGCACGGCAAAGGCCGCTTGGACAAGTGGTACAAGCtcgccaaggagaagggctACAGAGCTCGTGCTGCTTTCAAGCTCATCCAGCTCAACAAGAAATATGGCTTCCTCGAGAAGAGCAAGGTCGTGCTCGATCTTTGCGCCGCGCCCGgt TCGTGGTGTCAAGTAGCTGCAGAGACTATGCCCAAagacagcatcatcatcggtgTCGATCTTTCTCCCATCAAGCCCATCCCCAAGGTCATCACCTTCCAGagcgacatcaccaccgaaaAGTGCCGCGCCACGATCCGAACCCACTTGAAGACCTGGAAAGCCGACTGTGTCCTCCACGACGGTGCGCCCAACGTCGGTACCGCCTGGGTGCAGGATTCGTTCAACCAAGCCGAGCTTGCGCTTCACTCTCTGAAGCTCGCCACCGAATTCCTGATCGAGGGCGGCGCCTTTGTCACCAAAGTTTTCCGATCGAAAGATTACAACTCTCTCCTCTGGGTTCTCAAGCAGCTGTTCACCAAGGTCGAAGCCACCAAGCCCCCTTCCTCGCGTAACGTCTCGGCCGAAATTTTCGTTGTTTGCTTGGGTTACAAGGCGCCCAAGAAGCTCGATCCCCGCTTGCTCGACCCCCGCACCGTCTTCGAAGATGTCGCCGATACGGCTCCCAACAACGAGGCCAAGGTCTACAACCCCGAAAtcaaaaagaggaagagagatggTTACGAGGAGGGTGATTACACCCAGTACAAGGAGATTGCCGCGAGCGAGTTCATCCAGACTACCGATCCGATCGCCATTCTTGGTCAATACAACGCCTTGACCTTCAAGCAAGCGACAAACGGCGATGTGGCCCTGGCGGCTTTGGACAAACTCCCCGAGACCACCGAAGAAATCCGCACATGCTGCGCCGATTTGAAAGTTCTCGGGAGAAAAGAATTCAAGCTCCTCTTGAAATGGCGTTTGAAGGTCCGGGAGATCTTTGGTTTCCCCACCAAGAAATCAGCAAAGGCCAGCTTGGCCGACGAAGTGGCCGAGGTGGAACcgatggatgaggagatgagAATCCAGGAGGAGCTCCAGAGAATCgccgacaaggagaagggcaagaagaagagggaaaggAGAAACGCCAATGAGGCTAAGACCAAGGAGATTATGCGCATGCAAATGCACATGACGGCGCCTATGGATATCGGCATGGAGCAGGAGGGTCCAAGAGGTGAGGGCGAAATCTTTAAGCTCAAGGCCGTTGACGAAAACGGTGCGCTGCGCAAGATTgccaagggcaagatggtggttatcaaggaggccgagcagaagaggagaggattCGACTCTGGAATCGGCTCCTCGGGGGATACGGACGATGAGAGcgacgaggatggtgataggttggagagggaacTGGACGGTCTTTATGATCAGTATCAAGAGCGCAAGTCGGCGGCTGATGCGAAATACCgggccaagaaggcgaggaaagagcacgacgatgaggagtgggagggcgTCTCGGCTGACGAGAAGGGGaacagtgatgatgagagcgatttggagatggagagcgGGTCGGAttcggaggatgaggatgagatggatgttgatgagaagCCGCTGATAAGCGATCTTGATGGGAAGggcaaggggaaggaagggctTTCGAAACGTGCGAACCGGTTCTTCGAAAATGAGGTTTTTGCGGACATTTTGGGTGAGatagaggaggaagaggagggagaagaggaggaggtgcaaGTGCTGcaagatgaggaggccgCTGAGTCATCGGATGACGATATTCCAAGCATCGAGCAGCAAAAGAAGATGCGCAaggaggcggctgctgctgcgaagaaggagaaggataaTACGTTTGAGATTGTCAAGCGGCCAaaggcggaggagcaggatTCGGATTCTGActgggaggcggtggagaagaagaagaagaaggatgccaAGCctg ACATCGACATCGTCACAGCAGAAGCCATGACGCTCGCCCACCAGCTCGCCCGCGGCGAAAAGACGGTCCACGACGTCATCGACGACGGCTACAACAAATACGCCCTCAAAGACCGCGACGGCCTCCCAGACTGgttcctcgacgacgagaaGAAGCATGACAAGCCGCACaagcccatcaccaaggaAGCCGCGCAGgcgatcaaggagaagctgaggGCGTACAATGCCAGACCGATCAAGAAGGTGGCTGAGGCtagggcgaggaagaagtttAAGCAGGCgcagaagctggagaagctgaagaagaaggcggataTGCTGATGGGCGATGAGGGGTTGaatgagaaggagaaggcgagcaGCATCTCGAAGCTGATTGCGCAGgcgaacaagaagaagaggaaggcgccGGTTAAGGTGGTGAAGGCTGCGGGGGCAAATAGAGGGTTGCAGGGGAGGCCgaagggggtgaaggggaggtatAAGATGGTTGATCCtaggatgaagaaggagatgagggcGCTGAAGAGGgtggcgaagaagaagaaatag
- a CDS encoding uncharacterized protein (EggNog:ENOG503NZ2I; COG:I), giving the protein MDGGLIEDISHNPDPIAELIENYNELNSSVIEELTEEPSPLEFMRYVATNTPFVVRGAAKDWKATKEWNVDFLKDFLKHETVNVAVTPHGNADAPTPHPTPSSPLVFAQPHEEDQPFPVFLDYLTTQSSLPAGGEPIGEVRYAQTQNDNLRHEYLRLFSHCLPSIPFARIALDRDADAINLWIGNQHSTTALHKDNYENIYVQIRGRKHFVLLPPICHPCVNERLLPSAVYSRKTTSPTEAANKEELASSPEADGSTSSPSYLELKVSEQKVPFPTWDPDHPFQNETEYSCLACPVRASLNPGDMLYLPALWYHKVAQSVDNEGVCVAVNYWYDMDFTGPLYPLSTFVRSVYKKELRGEEEEKEEEKEEEEGEEKEAVNEQDLVDNAEQHQRLT; this is encoded by the exons ATGGATGGTGGCCTTATCGAGGATATATCTCACAACCCAGACCCCATAGCAGAACTCATCGAAAACTACAATGAGCTCAACAGCTCCGTCATCGAAGAGCTCACCGAGGAGCCAAGTCCCCTCGAGTTTATGAGATATGTCGCCACAAACACCCCCTTCGTCGTACGAGGCGCCGCCAAGGACTGGAAAGCCACCAAAGAGTGGAATGTCGACTTTTTGAAAGACTTTCTCAAACACGAGACGGTGAATGTAGCCGTGACGCCTCACGG CAACGCAGACgccccaacaccacaccctaccccatcctcccccctcgtcTTCGCCCAACCCCACGAAGAAGACCAGCCCTTCCCCGTCTTCCTCGATTACCTCACCACCCAgtcctccctcccagccGGCGGTGAGCCCATCGGCGAAGTGAGATACGCCCAGACCCAAAACGACAACCTCCGGCATGAATACCTCCGCCTATTCTCccactgcctcccctccatccccttcGCCCGGATAGCCCTCGACCGGGACGCCGACGCGATCAACCTCTGGATAGGAAACCAgcactccaccaccgccctccacAAAGACAACTACGAAAACATCTACGTCCAGATCCGCGGCCGGAAACatttcgtcctcctcccgcccATCTGCCACCCCTGCGTGAATGAGCGGTTGCTTCCCTCGGCAGTCTACTCACGCAAGACCACTTCCCCAACCGAAGCAGCCAATAAGGAGGAGCtggcatcatcaccagaaGCAGATGGGTCTACATCTTCACCCTCATACCTAGAGCTCAAAGTCTCGGAGCAAAAagtccccttcccaacctggGATCCCGACCACCCTTTTCAAAACGAAACAGAATACTCCTGCCTCGCCTGCCCTGTGCGAGCCAGTTTAAATCCAGGGGACATGTTATATCTTCCCGCGTTATGGTACCACAAGGTAGCCCAGAGCGTCGACAACGAAGGGGTTTGTGTAGCAGTCAATTACTGGTACGACATGGACTTTACCGGGCCCCTCTACCCCCTAAGCACATTTGTTCGTTCAGTCTACAAAAAAGAGTtgaggggagaagaggaggaaaaggaggaggaaaaggaggaggaagagggggaggagaaagaggcaGTGAATGAGCAAGACCTGGTTGATAATGCTGAGCAGCACCAACGCTTGACATAA